The following are encoded together in the Kwoniella europaea PYCC6329 chromosome 1, complete sequence genome:
- a CDS encoding malate dehydrogenase, NAD-dependent, whose protein sequence is MFSRQVARSSSALARGFASSARSNRKVAVLGAAGGIGQPMSLLLKTDPLVTGLSLYDIRGAPGVAADISHVNTHSEVKGYEKDDIKAALTGAEVVIIPAGVPRKPGMTRDDLFNTNASIVRDLAEACAEYCPKAYIGIISNPVNSTVPIFAEVYKKKGVFDPKRLFGVTTLDVVRSSRFLGEIKGADPKDIKVTVVGGHSGATIVPILSQTAQGKDVSGETYKNLVHRIQFGGDEVVKAKAGTGSATLSMGFAGARFTNSLIRALNGESGVVEPTFVKSPLYESEGVEYFASNVELGPEGVKKINPVGELTAEEQELLKACLPDLAKNIKKGVEFVNKA, encoded by the exons ATGTTCTCCCGACAAGTcgctcgatcttcttctgccctCGCTAGAGGGTTTGCTTCTTCCGCCAGATCCAACAGGAAGGTAGCTGTTCTCGGTGCTGCTGGTGGTATTGGTCAACCCATGTCGTTACTCCTCAAGACCGACCCTCTCGTTACCGGACTTTCGCTATACGATATCAGAGGTGCTCCTGGTGTAGCTGCTGATATCTCTCATGTCAATACTCACTCCGAGGTTAAAGGTTACGAgaaggatga CATCAAAGCTGCCCTTACTGGTGCTGAGGTGGTTATCATCCCTGCTGGTGTACCCCGAAAACCCGGTATGAC CCGAGACGATCTTTTC AACACCAACGCTTCCATCGTCAGAGATCTCGCCGAAGCTTGTGCCGAATACTGCCCCAAGGCTTACATCGGTATCATCTCCAACCCTGTCAACTCTACTGTACCTATCTTCGCTGAGGtctacaagaagaagggtgtcTTTGACCCCAAGAG ACTTTTCGGTGTCACCACCCTCGACGTCGTTCGATCCTCCCGATTCCTCGGTGAGATCAAAGGTGCCGACCCCAAGGACATCAAGGTCACCGTCGTAGGTGGTCACTCCGGTGCTACCATCGTCCCTATCCTCTCTCAAACCGCTCAAGGTAAAGATGTCTCTGGTGAGACTTACAAGAACTTGGTTCACCGAATCCAATtcggtggtgatg AGGTCGTAAAGGCTAAGGCTGGTACTGGTTCCGCTACCCTTTCTATGGGTTTCG CCGGTGCTCGATTCACCAACTCCCTTATCCGAGCTCTTAACGGTGAATCCGGTGTTGTCGAACCCACTTTCGTCAAATCCCCATTATACGAATCGGAAGGTGTCGAATACTTTGCTTCAAACGTCGAACTTGGTCCCGAGGGTGTCAAGAAGATTAACCCTGTTGGTGAATTGACTgctgaagaacaagaattgCTCAAGGCTTGTCTCCctga CCTCGCCAAGAACATCAAGAAGGGTGTCGAGTTCGTTAACAAGGCCTAA
- a CDS encoding succinate dehydrogenase [ubiquinone] iron-sulfur subunit, mitochondrial — protein sequence MFKPSTASSALRAIPSSSRASVSIGARSFHASSRASLATPSETKPAQTKEFKIYRWNPDTPSEKPKLQSYKVDLSQCGPMMLDALIKIKNELDPTLTFRRSCREGICGSCAMNIDGVNTLACLCRIDKDVNKPSKVYPLPHMYIVKDLVPDLTLFYKQYKSIEPFLKNDNPPAQGEFLQTQEDRKKLDGMYECILCACCSTSCPSYWWNQDQYLGPAVLMQAYRWMADSRDSYGAERKEKMQNTMSLYRCHTIFNCSRTCPKGLNPALAIAKMKLEMATE from the exons ATGTTCAAACCATCCACCGcatcttctgctcttcgaGCTatcccctcatcatctagGGCATCCGTATCGATCGGAGCTAGATCTTTCCATGCTAGTTCAAGAGCTTCTTTAGCCACTCCTTCAGAGACTAAACCTGCTCAGACTAAAGAGTTCAAAATTTACCGATGG AACCCGGACACACCATCTGAGAAACCAAAGTTACAATCTTATAAAGTCGATCTATCGCAATGTGGTCCAATGATGTTGGATGCTTTG ATTAAAATCAAGAACGAGCTCGACCCCACACTTACATTCAGACGATCATGTCGAGAAGGTATCTGTGGATCATGCGCTATGAATATCGATGGTGTAAACACATTAGCTTGTTTATGTAGGATCGATAAGGATGTTAACAAACCTTCGAAAGTTTACCCATTACCTCATA TGTATATCGTCAAAGATCTTGTCCCCGATCTTACACTCTTCTA CAAACAATACAAATCGATCGAGCCTTTCCTCAAGAACGACAACCCACCtgctcaaggtgaattcTTACAAActcaagaagatcgaaagaaaCTTGATGGCATGTACGAATGTATTCTGTGTGCATGTTGTTCGACCTCTTGTCCATCT TACTGGTGGAACCAAGATCAATATTTGGGTCCGGCCGTTTTGATGCAAGCTTACCGATGGATGGCCGATTCCAGA GACTCATACGGTGctgagagaaaggaaaagatgCAAAACACCATGTCATTATACCGATGTCACACCATTTTCAAC TGTTCCCGAACATGTCCTAAGGGTCTTAACCCAGCTTTAGCCATCGCCAAGATGAAGCTCGAGATGGCTACTGAATAA